A region from the Kineothrix sp. IPX-CK genome encodes:
- a CDS encoding polymer-forming cytoskeletal protein, with the protein MGFFTDLKDDLSQAVNELMPADGKAPDEPVKPEIVTTQTEAENSKGQFGMTDLNESSDIQPKPDTVNYHTPEPDTTERKVSDEVAIITAGMTVRGDISSEGSMDLVGTVIGNIEVLGKLNVTGCIQGDSRASEIYAENAKVTGEINSQGSVKIGNSSVVIGNIFATSAVIAGAVKGDIDVHGPVLLDSSAIVMGNIRSKSVQINNGAVIEGMCSQCYSDIIPANFFEEFNKGKK; encoded by the coding sequence ATGGGTTTTTTTACGGATTTAAAAGATGATTTATCGCAGGCTGTGAACGAGCTGATGCCGGCGGATGGAAAGGCTCCCGATGAGCCTGTCAAGCCGGAAATTGTGACTACGCAGACTGAAGCGGAGAATTCGAAAGGGCAGTTTGGCATGACGGATTTAAACGAATCGTCGGATATCCAACCAAAGCCGGATACGGTAAATTATCATACGCCAGAGCCGGACACGACAGAGAGAAAAGTGTCGGATGAAGTAGCTATAATAACCGCAGGAATGACGGTAAGAGGTGACATTTCTTCGGAGGGTTCCATGGACTTGGTCGGAACGGTCATCGGTAACATAGAGGTGCTCGGAAAGCTGAACGTTACGGGGTGTATACAAGGCGATTCCAGGGCTTCAGAAATTTATGCTGAAAATGCCAAGGTGACAGGGGAGATTAACAGTCAGGGAAGCGTGAAGATAGGAAACAGCTCTGTCGTTATAGGTAATATTTTTGCGACCAGCGCGGTAATCGCTGGAGCAGTAAAGGGAGACATCGATGTACACGGTCCAGTGCTTTTGGATTCTTCAGCGATTGTCATGGGCAATATCCGTTCGAAGTCGGTGCAGATCAACAACGGAGCGGTTATCGAGGGTATGTGTTCGCAGTGCTATTCCGATATAATTCCGGCGAACTTCTTCGAAGAATTCAATAAAGGGAAGAAATAA
- the pyrH gene encoding UMP kinase encodes MKKILLKLSGEALAGDKKTGFDEETVRKVALQVKQLVEDGIQVGIVIGGGNFWRGRSSENIDRTKADQIGMLATVMNCIYTSEIFRSAGMNTEILTPFECGSFTKLFSKDRANKYFSQGKVVFFAGGTGHPYFSTDTGVVLRAVEVEAEVILLAKAVDGVYNDDPRKNPDAKKYGEVTIDEVIAKNLQVVDMTASILARDNKMPMWVFGLNEENSIVNTVKGNFNGTKVTV; translated from the coding sequence ATGAAAAAAATTTTATTAAAGCTCAGCGGTGAAGCTCTTGCCGGCGATAAGAAAACGGGGTTTGATGAAGAAACGGTCAGAAAAGTGGCATTGCAGGTTAAGCAACTTGTAGAGGACGGTATTCAGGTCGGAATCGTGATCGGAGGAGGTAACTTTTGGAGGGGACGCTCCAGCGAAAATATCGACCGAACAAAGGCGGATCAGATAGGTATGCTGGCTACAGTGATGAACTGTATATATACCTCCGAAATTTTTCGTTCTGCCGGAATGAATACGGAGATACTTACTCCCTTTGAATGCGGTTCCTTTACGAAGCTTTTTTCGAAGGACAGGGCCAATAAATATTTTTCACAGGGAAAGGTAGTGTTTTTCGCTGGAGGAACGGGTCATCCTTATTTCTCCACGGATACGGGAGTGGTTCTTCGTGCGGTAGAGGTGGAGGCCGAGGTCATTCTGCTCGCAAAGGCGGTGGATGGCGTTTATAATGACGATCCGAGGAAGAATCCGGATGCGAAAAAATACGGGGAAGTGACTATCGACGAGGTAATCGCCAAGAACCTTCAGGTGGTGGATATGACCGCTTCTATTTTAGCGAGAGATAATAAGATGCCTATGTGGGTGTTTGGTTTGAATGAGGAAAACAGTATTGTAAATACTGTGAAGGGAAATTTTAACGGAACAAAGGTAACGGTATAG
- the frr gene encoding ribosome recycling factor: protein MNEKLQIYDAKMKKAFEFLEADYASIRAGRANPHVLDKIRVDYYGTPTPIQQVGNVTVPEPRIIQIAPWEKSLIKNIEKAIMASDVGITPSNDGISIRLVFPELTEERRKELVKDVKKKGEDGKVAIRNIRRDGNEAFKKLGKGDVSEDEIKQLEDELQKMTDKFIKDIDKLIDEKSKEILKV, encoded by the coding sequence ATGAACGAGAAATTACAAATTTATGATGCGAAAATGAAAAAAGCATTCGAATTTTTAGAAGCGGACTATGCTTCCATTCGCGCAGGACGTGCAAATCCCCATGTGTTGGATAAGATCAGGGTAGACTATTACGGAACACCTACTCCGATTCAACAGGTGGGTAACGTTACGGTGCCTGAACCGAGAATTATTCAGATCGCTCCATGGGAAAAATCCCTTATTAAAAATATCGAAAAGGCGATTATGGCTTCTGATGTAGGAATTACGCCTAGTAATGACGGCATAAGCATTCGTCTCGTTTTCCCCGAGCTTACGGAGGAACGCAGAAAAGAGCTGGTAAAGGATGTTAAGAAAAAGGGTGAGGACGGCAAGGTCGCAATCCGCAATATAAGAAGAGACGGGAACGAAGCCTTCAAGAAGTTAGGAAAGGGCGATGTTTCAGAGGATGAGATAAAGCAGCTTGAGGATGAACTGCAGAAGATGACGGATAAGTTCATTAAGGATATCGATAAGCTGATCGATGAAAAGTCCAAGGAAATCCTTAAAGTATAA
- a CDS encoding isoprenyl transferase, whose translation MQENKNQTDLKIPKHVAIILDGNGRWAKSKGMPRNYGHVQGAKAVEIICEEAYKMGIQYLTVYAFSTENWNRPKDEVDALMKLLRNYLKTCLKTAEKNRMCVRILGDKSRLDEDIRKRIDELESATKDNDGLHFQIALNYGGRDEILRAVREIARGVQSGALKVQDIEEETLSAALDTKELPEPDLLIRTCNEQRISNFLLWQLAYTELYFTPVPWPDFTKEELVKAVEAYTMRDRRYGLLKEE comes from the coding sequence ATGCAGGAGAACAAGAATCAGACGGATTTGAAAATTCCAAAACATGTAGCGATTATTCTGGATGGAAACGGACGCTGGGCGAAGAGCAAGGGAATGCCCAGAAATTATGGACATGTTCAGGGCGCGAAGGCGGTGGAGATCATTTGTGAGGAAGCATATAAGATGGGAATACAATATCTTACCGTTTATGCCTTTTCCACGGAGAACTGGAACCGGCCTAAGGATGAGGTAGATGCCTTGATGAAGCTTCTGCGCAATTATTTGAAGACCTGCTTAAAGACTGCGGAGAAAAATAGAATGTGCGTCAGGATTCTGGGCGATAAGTCGAGGCTGGACGAAGATATCCGAAAGAGGATCGACGAGTTGGAGTCTGCAACGAAGGATAATGACGGCTTGCATTTTCAGATAGCGCTGAATTACGGCGGCAGGGATGAGATCCTGCGGGCGGTAAGGGAAATCGCACGCGGAGTGCAAAGCGGAGCACTTAAGGTGCAGGATATTGAGGAAGAAACATTAAGTGCAGCGCTGGATACGAAAGAGCTTCCTGAGCCGGATCTATTGATCCGAACCTGCAACGAGCAGAGGATTTCCAATTTCCTGCTATGGCAGCTGGCTTATACGGAGCTTTACTTTACGCCTGTTCCCTGGCCGGATTTTACAAAAGAAGAATTGGTAAAAGCCGTCGAAGCATATACTATGAGAGACAGACGATATGGCTTGCTTAAGGAGGAATGA
- a CDS encoding phosphatidate cytidylyltransferase, which yields MFMTRLFSSAVLVIIALITLLQGGYLLAAILLFISLVAYYELCRACKICEEGQKIKAPLVIGYAGIICYYGTVVFAKEAVFQLLCILFVLVAYMFVYVFSFPKYQAGEIMSAFFSFVYAPVMFSFIYLTRELPNGVYIVWMIFVGSWICDTCAYVSGMLFGKHKLAPKLSPKKSIEGSVGGILGSGLVGGLYGYFVVEKVVEGQEITWIFVIISMMGAVISQIGDLAASAIKRNHEIKDYGRLIPGHGGIMDRFDSVIFTAPMIYALAVLLIKQI from the coding sequence ATGTTTATGACACGTTTGTTCAGCAGTGCAGTGCTCGTTATTATTGCGCTCATTACTCTTTTGCAGGGAGGTTATCTGCTAGCAGCCATTCTTTTATTCATATCTCTTGTGGCCTATTATGAATTATGCAGAGCTTGTAAGATATGTGAGGAGGGGCAGAAGATCAAGGCTCCTCTTGTGATAGGATACGCCGGAATCATATGCTATTACGGGACGGTAGTATTTGCAAAAGAGGCGGTATTCCAGCTCCTTTGTATTTTATTCGTTCTTGTGGCATATATGTTTGTATACGTATTTTCCTTTCCGAAGTATCAGGCAGGGGAAATTATGTCCGCGTTTTTTAGTTTCGTATACGCGCCGGTAATGTTCTCCTTTATTTATTTGACGAGGGAACTTCCTAATGGCGTATATATCGTATGGATGATTTTTGTAGGCTCGTGGATCTGTGACACTTGCGCTTATGTAAGCGGAATGCTTTTTGGAAAGCATAAACTGGCACCGAAACTAAGCCCGAAGAAATCGATAGAGGGTTCTGTGGGAGGAATACTTGGCTCCGGGTTGGTGGGAGGCTTGTACGGATATTTCGTTGTGGAAAAAGTAGTGGAAGGGCAAGAAATCACTTGGATATTCGTGATTATCAGCATGATGGGGGCGGTAATATCCCAAATAGGAGATTTGGCGGCTTCCGCAATCAAGAGAAATCATGAGATCAAGGACTATGGACGCCTGATTCCGGGACATGGAGGAATCATGGACCGCTTCGACAGTGTTATCTTTACCGCACCGATGATATATGCTTTGGCGGTGCTCTTGATAAAGCAGATATAG
- the dxr gene encoding 1-deoxy-D-xylulose-5-phosphate reductoisomerase encodes MKKIAILGSTGSIGTQTLEIIRSNDDLQVVALAAGSNVELMEKQIREFSPSIAAMWSETACEELKIRVADTPVKVLSGMEGLLQIAVMEEADVLVTAIVGMIGIKPTIAAIENGKTIALANKETLVTAGHIIMPLAAKHHVDILPVDSEHSAIFQSMNGENKRRMSKIFLTASGGPFRGKTKEQLRDMRVEDALKHPNWAMGRKITIDSATMVNKGLEVIEAKWLFGAELSQIEVVVHPQSIIHSMVEYADGAVIAQLGTPDMKLPIAYALFYPDRRPMDGKRVNFFDLKQLTFEKPDLETFQGLKLAFDAANRGGSMPTVYNAANEKAVSLFLDRKIGFMHIPELIAASMERHKPIENPKVEEILRAEAETYEYIKQVVN; translated from the coding sequence ATGAAGAAGATAGCAATTTTAGGGTCCACGGGTTCCATCGGAACGCAGACCTTGGAAATTATAAGAAGCAATGATGATTTACAGGTAGTGGCTTTGGCCGCCGGCAGTAACGTGGAATTGATGGAAAAGCAGATTCGGGAATTTTCTCCGTCCATAGCTGCGATGTGGAGCGAGACAGCCTGTGAGGAATTGAAGATAAGAGTAGCGGATACTCCGGTAAAAGTGCTTAGCGGCATGGAGGGACTTCTCCAGATAGCTGTCATGGAGGAAGCGGATGTATTGGTTACAGCGATTGTGGGAATGATTGGTATTAAGCCCACCATAGCTGCGATAGAAAATGGAAAGACTATCGCACTGGCTAACAAGGAGACGCTGGTAACGGCAGGGCACATTATTATGCCGTTAGCCGCCAAACATCATGTGGATATCCTACCGGTAGACAGCGAGCACAGCGCGATTTTCCAATCCATGAACGGCGAAAACAAAAGACGCATGAGCAAAATATTTTTAACGGCCTCCGGCGGCCCGTTTCGAGGAAAGACGAAGGAGCAGCTAAGGGATATGAGAGTGGAGGATGCCTTGAAGCATCCCAACTGGGCGATGGGACGAAAAATTACCATAGATTCTGCAACTATGGTAAACAAGGGCTTGGAAGTGATAGAAGCCAAGTGGCTCTTCGGCGCTGAGCTTTCTCAGATCGAGGTGGTAGTTCATCCTCAGAGCATCATTCACTCGATGGTGGAATATGCCGACGGTGCAGTAATTGCTCAGCTGGGCACACCGGATATGAAGCTTCCAATTGCTTATGCGCTTTTTTATCCGGATAGACGTCCTATGGATGGAAAAAGAGTAAACTTTTTCGACTTAAAGCAACTTACCTTCGAGAAGCCGGATTTGGAAACCTTCCAAGGGCTGAAGCTGGCATTCGACGCGGCGAATCGCGGCGGCAGCATGCCTACTGTATACAATGCGGCGAATGAAAAAGCCGTCAGCTTGTTTCTGGATCGGAAAATAGGGTTCATGCATATCCCTGAGCTGATAGCAGCCTCTATGGAAAGGCATAAGCCCATCGAGAACCCCAAGGTGGAAGAGATACTTCGAGCAGAAGCAGAAACTTATGAATATATAAAGCAGGTGGTAAATTGA
- the rseP gene encoding RIP metalloprotease RseP, which yields MTIILFLIIFGIIVISHELGHFLLAKKNGIRVVEFAIGMGPTLFHFKRGETVYSLKIFPIGGACIFDGEDGVKSENGEKDEGSFLSASVWARISSVAAGPLFNFLLAFLLALIIVAFTGSDRPVIQEITPGGAAQTAGMEAGDLITKINGEKIHLYRQVNLISALNHGEDLNIDFVRDGEKYSVTLTPIYDSSAGRYYIGLTGAGEYFKCNALQVFQYSYYELEYWVRATFKSLGMLFTGQVTKDDMAGPVGIAQIVGETYEEVKPYGISSVVFSMMNIAILLSVNLGILNLLPFPALDGGRLVFLLIEAIRGKPVPPEKEGIVHLAGMAALMILMVFVLFNDISRLFS from the coding sequence ATAACGATAATTTTATTTCTAATCATTTTTGGTATCATCGTAATATCCCATGAGCTGGGTCACTTTTTACTGGCGAAAAAGAACGGAATCAGGGTGGTGGAATTCGCAATTGGTATGGGGCCGACGCTGTTTCACTTTAAAAGGGGAGAGACGGTTTATAGTCTTAAGATTTTCCCGATCGGAGGAGCGTGTATATTCGACGGTGAAGATGGAGTTAAGTCAGAGAACGGAGAAAAGGATGAAGGCTCTTTCTTGTCGGCAAGCGTTTGGGCCAGAATTTCTTCGGTTGCCGCAGGGCCGCTGTTCAATTTTCTTTTGGCTTTTCTTTTAGCGCTCATCATTGTGGCGTTCACCGGTTCGGACAGACCGGTGATCCAAGAGATAACTCCAGGCGGAGCGGCACAGACGGCGGGAATGGAAGCCGGAGATTTAATCACAAAGATAAACGGAGAAAAAATTCATTTATACAGGCAGGTAAATCTCATTTCTGCGCTGAACCATGGGGAGGATTTAAACATCGATTTTGTGCGTGACGGAGAGAAATACAGCGTTACCCTTACTCCCATTTACGACAGTTCGGCAGGCCGCTATTACATCGGCTTAACGGGAGCGGGAGAATATTTCAAATGCAATGCCCTTCAAGTGTTCCAATACAGCTATTATGAGTTGGAATATTGGGTAAGGGCTACATTCAAGAGCTTGGGAATGCTGTTTACGGGTCAGGTAACGAAGGACGATATGGCAGGTCCTGTGGGAATAGCGCAGATAGTAGGAGAGACCTATGAAGAGGTAAAGCCTTATGGAATTAGTTCTGTCGTATTCTCCATGATGAACATTGCGATTCTTCTTTCCGTTAACTTAGGTATATTGAACCTTCTTCCTTTCCCGGCTCTGGATGGTGGAAGGCTGGTATTTCTTTTGATAGAAGCAATTAGAGGGAAGCCGGTTCCGCCGGAAAAAGAAGGAATAGTACATTTGGCGGGAATGGCCGCGCTTATGATACTTATGGTATTTGTGCTGTTTAATGATATTTCGCGGTTGTTTTCGTAG